From the genome of Sulfuricurvum sp. IAE1:
GATTCAGCCTCTGCTGAACTTGGCTACACTCCCCCGGAGAAAACCGAAGCGCTTTTCGCTCTCGCACTTGCAATTAATGGAAGATGCCGCATTGACTCTCTGAAAAAAAAACATCCTGACTCGGATTTCTGCGATCTCACCTGCTGCCAGACTTATAAAGGGAGGAGCGGACTTAATCCTGTAAGCGGGCCTTACATTAATACATCTGCTATCGCTTACGGACTATTCTTTCATACATCCAGCGGCGGCAGGCTCTTCTCAGAATCAGTATTCAATTCAGGAAAGAGAAAAATTAAACCACCGGCAGATATTCTCTATGCGGAAAACCTTATGCTGAGCAAAAATCTTCACAGGACCTGGTCTGCCTCCATCAGGGCGGATGAACTCTCATCAATTATATGTTCCGGCAAAAACATGCAAGTGCATGGGATTGACTATAACCCTGCAAATGAGATCATCTATCTGCGCACAAATATTGGGATAACTGATATTGCCCCTGAGGAATTCCGCCTGAAAGTAAACAGAAAAAAAGGGTGGAACTTTATCAAGAGCAATAACTACTCCGTTAGTTTCAATAACTCTGAATTTAATTTTACCGGTTCCGGCCTGGGACATTGCACAGGCATAAGTCTTGATGGAGCGTTACAGCTTGCGGACAGAGGTTATTCACGATATGAAATACTTGAGCATTACTACCCGGATCTGAAATATCTCCAGAACGGAAAAGCTGACCGGAGCTATCAGTATGTTACATACAACATACATAACGGAAATATAAAATCTGCTTCAACCGGGGCCTCTCTTCTGGAAAGGAGAATCCCGTGCGGTTCCCTATTCAAGCTCTTTACTGTTATATACCTCGCCAGTGAAAGGCCCGATCTCTTTTTCAATTATACATATAACTGTTCTGCAGAAAACCCTCACCCTTTACCTGACCACTGCTGGGACAGAAAGGGCCATGGCCCGACAGACATAAGGAGCGCAATTTATAACTCATGCAACATCTACTTCGCCTCACTGTATAATGAAATCAATAAAGATCAATTTACAAAATGGTTCAACAGATTTGTAAAATCCAGGGGGATATCCATGCGTCTCCCTGAAACAAAAAATAACAAAGAATGGAGTGAACTCCTTGCCGGACTCAACTTCAGTACCGATATTTCTGTGAGAGATATTATGGCGCTCACTATGTATATTCACAACCCGGACAACGCGATTTCCTCAGATGCCTCTGCTGTAATATCCGGTGCACTTAAAAAAACATTCACTGAAGGTACAGCAAAACCCGCGAAGAACAGAACTGATACACTCATCGAACCTGCTGCTATTTCCCCTGAAATATGGGGAAAAACAGGAACAGTTATTGCTGGGACAAACTCCCATCACTCTTACGGCCTGTTCACTGGAGGAAGCAATGATACCGGTATTATTGTAATTCTCAGAAAAGGGAAAGGTACAGATGCCGCACATCTTGCTTTATCCCTTATGAATAAAAAGATTCCGGAAAAGCTGTAATTATTTAAACCGGAAATATTTCTCCGCAAAAAAAATAAAAAAAACAGTTGCCGGTATATAAACAATTTATTATTATAAAATATTAGTATTTAATTAAAATCTAAAAATCGCATGACAGACATTTTAATTTTAAAAAAAACATTTTTTAATAAGGAGAGAATTATGGAACCTAAAAGCGTAAAAGATAGCAGTATAACAGTTGTACAGCAGATGACTCACCAGGATGCGAACCTTGCGGGCAACGTACATGGCGGAACTATAATGAAGCTTATAGATAATACCGCAGGTATAGTAGGGGTAAGACATACCGGCGGTAACGTAGTAACAGCCTCAATTGACAGAATCGACTTTCACTCACCGGTTTTTGTCGGAGATCTTCTTCGTGTAAGCGCCAGCATCAATTATGTGGGAACAAAATCAATGGAGATCGGTGTACGTATTGAAGCGGAAAACTTTGTTACAGGGGAAGTAAGGCATACAGGTTCCGCTTACCTTACATTTGTATCCCTTGATGAAAATCTAAAAACAAAGCAGATACCACAGATTATACTGGAAACTGATGATGAGAAGAGAAGGAGCTGTGAGGCACTGCAGAGAAAAGAAGCAAGACTCCATGCTCTTGAAATGGGGAAAGTGAAGTGCAAAATATAAAAAAATTTTTTCTCCCCCGTATTTTACCGGGGGAGATATTTAAATAGAATTATTTCGCTGAAAGAACTTTTGGTGCCCTTATTTTAAAAAGTCCTTCAACATATTCTTTTACAACAGGATCATTAGTA
Proteins encoded in this window:
- a CDS encoding penicillin-binding transpeptidase domain-containing protein; this encodes MVKINILSKHLRLLKENKTAELKFNFPARTVIRYDDSEFFTNSLKIQYSDGIYSIFCENRSLNFKKCVIYSHDNNALCRIKIDDAYRLYPLPLEITRQMGALKIFVHETPAQYAVDSASAELGYTPPEKTEALFALALAINGRCRIDSLKKKHPDSDFCDLTCCQTYKGRSGLNPVSGPYINTSAIAYGLFFHTSSGGRLFSESVFNSGKRKIKPPADILYAENLMLSKNLHRTWSASIRADELSSIICSGKNMQVHGIDYNPANEIIYLRTNIGITDIAPEEFRLKVNRKKGWNFIKSNNYSVSFNNSEFNFTGSGLGHCTGISLDGALQLADRGYSRYEILEHYYPDLKYLQNGKADRSYQYVTYNIHNGNIKSASTGASLLERRIPCGSLFKLFTVIYLASERPDLFFNYTYNCSAENPHPLPDHCWDRKGHGPTDIRSAIYNSCNIYFASLYNEINKDQFTKWFNRFVKSRGISMRLPETKNNKEWSELLAGLNFSTDISVRDIMALTMYIHNPDNAISSDASAVISGALKKTFTEGTAKPAKNRTDTLIEPAAISPEIWGKTGTVIAGTNSHHSYGLFTGGSNDTGIIVILRKGKGTDAAHLALSLMNKKIPEKL
- a CDS encoding acyl-CoA thioesterase: MEPKSVKDSSITVVQQMTHQDANLAGNVHGGTIMKLIDNTAGIVGVRHTGGNVVTASIDRIDFHSPVFVGDLLRVSASINYVGTKSMEIGVRIEAENFVTGEVRHTGSAYLTFVSLDENLKTKQIPQIILETDDEKRRSCEALQRKEARLHALEMGKVKCKI